In Diorhabda carinulata isolate Delta chromosome 6, icDioCari1.1, whole genome shotgun sequence, a single genomic region encodes these proteins:
- the LOC130895913 gene encoding cytosolic carboxypeptidase 2-like isoform X3 produces the protein MDLESENNGCTNQESETSVQTLQATLFPLKPTNSTSYFANFIIKTNGEDEDLRFKIRESPSKEWFPNNKEVPFDVQPPRWPTECQVLEERVKHIIDSPPSYEPYYVPTGNECQPKPSGEECGKVVFQYTPLSAVNYFSRSSVGGNKFILPSNLYPDEDTLKFESRFESGNLAKAIMITPNYYELQLRSDFYTNRHMQWFYFKVSNVKKGFLYRFSITNCSKENSLYNEGMKPLMYSKKDSQLHCIGWRRCGQNISYFCNDNVTVDDPDQQMTYTLTFTVKFPHDDDEVYLAQSYPYTYSDLQDYLLDLSTHPVKSTFTTIRLLCKTLAGNNVQYVTITSSSVPGEPPKKKRAIVISARVHPGETPSSWIMKGIMDFLSSDCSSAKELRDKFIFKIVPMLNPDGVIVGNNRCSLSAKDLNRQYRTVIRDAYPSIWYTKLMIRRLLEECGVAMYCDLHAHSRKHNIFIYGCENRRGSEKKLHEQVFPLMLHKNAADKFCFESCKFKIQKNKEGTGRVVMWMMGIANSYTLETSLAGSTLGARADTHFSIQDFEQMGKTFCQTLLDFYDEDPKKEKLRVKIVERLTKEGSNAEEPMNIKLSDYSSDDGDTSNSSDEVGRDYDYEEDVQLPTVPPCSPVVPLKKSRSKTSRKTRQQNIPRSPTVPRKPLPICKAILKLSLSDKDSTNSESDDSESDSEKTKTKRSKKKRKKKYSKKKKKNKDLPEEDDIIVIEFEPIQKYSENEISRTKRSISVFDLIPTEALKNHIFTTPSRNRIQQTIKHGKKNNEIDKQLTEVQAKLFTLKNKLWFGVGNGDTTLSWGRRSLTDNQKKSNKDSKKSTTCKKYQRNNERKSSGTSKKDIEENSKSSEIGLCPSGSKAKL, from the exons ATGGACCTGGAAAGCGAAAATAATGGCTGCACTAATCAAG aaagCGAAACTAGCGTTCAAACACTTCAAGCAACACtttttccattgaaacccaCAAATTCAACAAGTTACTTCGcgaatttcattataaaaacaaacgGCGAAGATGAAGACCTACGATTCAAAATTAGAGAATCGCCCTCAAAAGAATGGTTTCCAAATAATAAAGAAGTGCCTTTCGACGTTCAACCACCTAGATGGCCAACAGAATGTCAG GTTTTGGAAGAACGAGTAAAACATATAATAGACTCACCGCCAAGTTACGAACCTTATTACGTTCCCACTGGTAACGAATGCCAACCGAAACCGTCCGGTGAGGAATGtggaaaagttgtttttcaATACACACCGCTCAGTGCCGTCAATTAT TTTAGCCGATCTAGCGTAGgtggaaataaatttattttgccTTCGAATCTTTACCCGGACGAAGATACGTTGAAGTTCGAATCGAGATTCGAATCTGGTAATTTGGCAAAAGCCATCATGATAACGccaaattattatgaattacaACTTAGATCCGACTTTTATACTAATAGACATATGCAATGGTTTTATTTCAAAGTCAGCAATGTTAAAAAGGGATTTTTATACAG ATTTTCCATAACGAATTGTTCGAAAGaaaatagtttatataatgAGGGTATGAAACCGTTGATGTACTCTAAAAAAGACTCTCAATTACATTGTATAGGATGGAGAAGATGTGGGCAAAACATATCATATTTCTGCAACGATAATGT AACTGTCGACGATCCCGATCAACAAATGACATACACCTTAACTTTTACCGTTAAATTTCCGCACGACGACGATGAAGTTTATTTGGCACAAAGCTACCCTTACACTTATTCGGATCTCCAGGATTACCTGCTGGATTTATCTACGCATCCAGTCAAATCCACATTCACAACAATTAGACTTTTATGTAAAACTTTAGCTGGCAACAATGTTCAATATGTTACCATCACATCGTCGTCAGTACCCGGAGAACCACCTAag AAAAAGAGGGCCATAGTTATATCGGCCCGAGTTCATCCTGGAGAAACTCCATCTTCGTGGATCATGAAAGGCATAATGGATTTTCTTTCGAGCGATTGCAGCTCGGCTAAAGAATTAAGagacaaatttattttcaaaatagtgcCAATGTTGAATCCGGACGGTGTTATAGTTGGAAACAATCGGTGTTCTTTATCTGCCAAAGATCTAAACAGACAATACAGAACTGTAATAAGAGACGCTTATCCTTCCATTTGGTATACCAAGTTGATGATTCGAAG ACTTTTGGAAGAATGTGGTGTAGCTATGTACTGCGATCTACACGCTCATTCTagaaaacacaatattttcatatacgGTTGTGAAAATAGACGAGGAAGTGAGAAAAAATTGCACGAACAAGTTTTTCCTTTGATGTTACATAAAAACGCTGCCGATAAG ttttgtttcgaaagttgtaaatttaaaatacaaaagaatAAAGAAGGTACCGGTAGAGTGGTAATGTGGATGATGGGAATAGCGAACAGTTATACATTAGAAACTTCTCTGGCGGGTTCGACTTTGGGCGCCAGAGCCGATACCCATTTCAGTATACAAGATTTCGAACAAATGGGCAAAACTTTCTGTCAAACTCTGTTAGATTTTTACGACGAAGATCCGAAAAAG gaaaaacTTAGGGTGAAAATAGTGGAAAGGTTGACTAAAGAAGGGTCGAACGCTGAGGAACCCATGAATATTAAACTTAGTGACTACTCCAG tgatGATGGAGATACTTCTAATAGCAGTGACGAGGTCGGTAGAGACTACGACTACGAAGAGGATGTTCAATTACCTACGGTACCGCCGTGTTCTCCCGTGGTACCTTTGAAAAAATCCAGATCGAAAACTTCAAGGAAAACGAGGCAGCAAAATATTCCTAGAAGTCCGACTGTTCCGAGAAAACCGTTACCa ATCTGTAAAgcgattttaaaattatctctATCAGATAAAGATAGTACTAATTCTGAAAGTGATGATAGCGAATCAGATTCTGAGAAAACGAAGACAAAAAGATCTAAGAAGAAACggaagaaaaaatattcgaagaaaaagaag aaaaataaagatttacCGGAAGAAGACGATATTATAGTGATTGAATTCGAG cctattcaaaaatattccgaaaacgaaATATCGAGAACGAAGAGATCGATATCTGTCTTCGATCTCATCCCAACTGAGGCTCTGAAGAACCACATCTTCACGACACCATCAAGAAATAGAATACAGCAAACCAT AAAACatggtaaaaaaaataacgaaattgaTAAACAGCTAACGGAAGTACAAGCGaaattatttactttgaaaaataaactttggTTTGGGGTTGGGAATGGTGATACGACGTTATCGTGGGGGAGAAGGAGTTTAACTGATAATcagaaaaaatctaataaagaTTC GAAGAAAAGTACGACgtgtaaaaaatatcaaagaaataacGAAAGAAAATCCAGTGGGACATCaaaaaaagatatcgaagaaaattcaaaatcgtcTGAAATTGG tttgtgTCCTTCAGGTTCAAAGGCAAAACTTTAG